One segment of Macrotis lagotis isolate mMagLag1 chromosome 1, bilby.v1.9.chrom.fasta, whole genome shotgun sequence DNA contains the following:
- the LOC141497807 gene encoding small ribosomal subunit protein eS4-like, whose product MAHGPKKHLKHVAAPKHWMLDKLTGVFAPRPCTGPHKLRECLPLIIFLRNRHKYALTGDEVKKICMQRFIKIDGKVCTDITYTAGFMDVISIEKTGEHFCLVYDTKGCFAVHRITAEEAKCKLCKVRKIFVGTKGIPHLVTHDARTIRYPDPLIKVNDTVQIDLEAGKITDFIKFDTGNLCMVTGGANLGQIGVITNREKHPGSFDVVHVKDANGNSFATRLSNIFVIGKGNKPWISLPRGKCIRLTIAEERDKRLAAKQSSG is encoded by the coding sequence ATGGCTCATGGTCCCAAGAAACATCTGAAACATGTAGCAGCTCCAAAGCACTGGATGCTGGATAAGTTAACAGGAGTATTTGCTCCAAGACCATGTACAGGTCCCCACAAGTTGAGAGAATGTCTCCCCCTCATCATCTTCCTGAGAAATAGGCACAAGTATGCCCTTACTGGAGATGAAGTAAAGAAGATCTGCATGCAGCGATTCATCAAGATTGATGGCAAGGTCTGCACTGATATCACATATACTGCTGGTTTTATGGATGTCATTAGCATTGAGAAGACAGGGGAACATTTCTGTTTGGTATATGACACAAAGGGATGCTTTGCTGTTCATCGTATCACAGCTGAGGAGGCTAAATGTAAGTTATGCAAAGTGAGAAAAATCTTTGTGGGTACAAAGGGTATTCCCCATCTGGTGACCCATGATGCCCGTACTATCCGTTATCCAGATCCCCTCATCAAAGTGAATGATACAGTTCAGATTGATTTAGAAGCTGGCAAAATCACTGATTTCATTAAGTTTGATACTGGAAACCTATGTATGGTGACCGGTGGAGCCAACTTGGGTCAAATTGGTGTGATTACAAATAGGGAGAAACATCCTGGCTCTTTTGATGTTGTTCATGTAAAAGATGCTAATGGCAATAGTTTTGCCACTAGGCTTTCAAACATTTTTGTTATTGGCAAAGGTAATAAGCCTTGGATCTCTCTTCCCAGAGGAAAGTGTATCCGTCTTACAATTGCTGAGGAGAGAGATAAGAGACTGGCAGCTAAGCAGAGCAGTGGCTAA